A part of Sugiyamaella lignohabitans strain CBS 10342 chromosome D, complete sequence genomic DNA contains:
- the HSP30 gene encoding Hsp30p (Negative regulator of the H(+)-ATPase Pma1p; stress-responsive protein; hydrophobic plasma membrane localized; induced by heat shock, ethanol treatment, weak organic acid, glucose limitation, and entry into stationary phase; GO_component: GO:0016021 - integral component of membrane [Evidence IEA]; GO_component: GO:0016021 - integral component of membrane [Evidence ISM] [PMID 12192589]; GO_component: GO:0016020 - membrane [Evidence IEA,IEA,IEA]; GO_component: GO:0005886 - plasma membrane [Evidence IDA] [PMID 1535043]; GO_component: GO:0005886 - plasma membrane [Evidence IDA] [PMID 16622836]; GO_component: GO:0005886 - plasma membrane [Evidence ISS] [PMID 8319300]; GO_function: GO:0005216 - ion channel activity [Evidence IEA]; GO_function: GO:0003674 - molecular_function [Evidence ND]; GO_process: GO:0006974 - cellular response to DNA damage stimulus [Evidence IEP] [PMID 10206703]; GO_process: GO:0071361 - cellular response to ethanol [Evidence IEP] [PMID 10206703]; GO_process: GO:0034605 - cellular response to heat [Evidence IEP] [PMID 10206703]; GO_process: GO:0070301 - cellular response to hydrogen peroxide [Evidence IEP] [PMID 10206703]; GO_process: GO:0071470 - cellular response to osmotic stress [Evidence IEP] [PMID 10206703]; GO_process: GO:0034220 - ion transmembrane transport [Evidence IEA]; GO_process: GO:0006811 - ion transport [Evidence IEA]; GO_process: GO:0032780 - negative regulation of ATPase activity [Evidence IMP] [PMID 9250391]; GO_process: GO:0006950 - response to stress [Evidence IEA]), giving the protein MSILVPRGNEALKLNPPFGLDIHITTHGSDWYWTVFSLFALASLGGLVFSRIGPQTGSKFFYYNYMFSTFVLSIAYYTMASDLGWTGIQAEFNHATVDDGGLVPGIRQIFYTRYVGWFLAFPPLVANFAVLSALPISTSFFTVLTVEVFVVSLLIGSLIHSTYKWGYFVFAVVSILLTAYNLFFSFRRAATSNVSHITGAVKTVTFGVSAVAGLMFLYPLSWGLSEGGNVIQPDSEAVFYGVIDICMFIAVPTFFIFTTSTIEAESLGLRNFNTPLFHSDNLAAEKEARYSGDTAVSNFAPTQPAAGTEPVSVPEPVATNPAAANAV; this is encoded by the coding sequence ATGTCTATCTTAGTTCCAAGAGGAAATGAAGCTTTGAAGCTCAACCCACCATTTGGGCTTGATATCCATATCACTACACATGGATCCGATTGGTATTGGACAGTCTTTTCATTATTTGCCTTGGCATCTTTGGGTGGTCTAGTGTTTTCACGTATCGGCCCTCAGACAGGAAGCAAATTCTTTTACTACAACTACATGTTCAGTACCTTTGTTCTGTCTATTGCCTATTATACAATGGCATCAGATCTTGGTTGGACAGGAATTCAGGCTGAGTTTAATCATGCTACTGTTGACGACGGTGGACTGGTTCCAGGCATCAGACAGATCTTTTACACAAGATACGTAGGATGGTTCTTGGCATTCCCACCTTTGGTTGCAAACTTTGCGGTTCTTAGTGCTCTTCCAATTTCAACCTCTTTCTTTACAGTCCTTACTGTGGaagtttttgttgttagTCTCCTGATTGGCTCATTGATCCACTCAACATACAAGTGGGGTTACTTTGTTTTCGCAGTTGTTTCAATTCTTCTTACTGCCTATAACTTGTTCTTCTCGTTTAGACGAGCAGCTACTAGTAATGTCAGTCACATCACAGGTGCTGTCAAGACTGTCACGTTTGGTGTTAGCGCTGTCGCTGGGTTGATGTTCTTGTATCCTCTTTCATGGGGTCTTTCTGAGGGTGGTAATGTTATTCAACCCGATTCAGAGGCTGTTTTCTACGGAGTCATCGATATCTGCATGTTCATTGCTGTACCTACgttctttattttcaccaccagcacaATTGAAGCTGAGTCTCTTGGACTTAGAAACTTCAACACTCCGTTGTTCCACAGTGACAACCTCGCTGCTGAGAAGGAAGCAAGATACTCTGGAGATACTGCAGTGTCGAATTTCGCTCCTACTCAACCGGCTGCAGGAACTGAACCAGTTTCTGTTCCAGAACCGGTGGCTACCAACCCCgcagctgccaatgctgttTAA
- the CCR4 gene encoding CCR4-NOT core exoribonuclease subunit CCR4, with amino-acid sequence MQQYQMTGGKDGGGGAGAGAGAVNGGAIGGAIGSALGLGNPSNSGSANNGSAAASEWMSSTHWQQQMQMAQLSRQTANSPHSYARSAAVASRTASGQNPIPLTVTELAVQLVQQNQNQTQAAKNAAAGGNAVVGRPAGGMLNPHQRKEQLEEERQRRINEDINKQFWTAIDLSGQGLTNMTPKLFNYNFLQKLYLNHNKLTSLPASVTKLGQLKVLDLSDNLLTDLPAEIGLMYTLRYLFLFDNKLQELPYALGTLFQLEVLGLDGNPLSDHTREIMAKEGTRGVIIDLRERAPVTIESPPREWLLFEEDKNNSKPRKDERTPQQLQQSRDNKDKSNSKDDKKDGSSSANESDSSSVAGTSASSVTTTTNTSANSAVSNGPPSQSDFSIMSYNTLCDRMATPQLYAYTPSWALGWNYRKERLLEEIVSIGTDIICLQEVDKISYDDLWVPKLSKLGYTALHWPKGRARTMPESEAKKVDGCAMFYKHEKIKLIERHNIDYNLLALRKDDFKKTADIYNRVMNKDNIAMINVFEQVQTGRLMIVANTHLHWDPAFKDVKLVQVALLLEELEKVVDKYTSNSTPEGAKYPKLTDGKNIPLVVCGDYNSTTDSAVYQLFAQGKIEGTHEDLEGRVYGKITDEGTTHKLGLKSAYSEIGELPFTNYTPNFVEVIDYIWYSTNSLSVGGLLGQIDPEYTKHFVAFPNPHHPSDHIPLAAQFNFKKVKDAPPKHTSTPNFGNTSYGSSRKT; translated from the coding sequence ATGCAGCAGTATCAGATGACTGGTGGTAAAGATGGCGGCGGGGGCGCGGGTGCTGGAGCCGGGGCCGTCAATGGAGGCGCTATTGGTGGCGCCATTGGCAGCGCGCTCGGGCTAGGAAATCCGTCTAATAGCGGAAGTGCGAATAATGGTTCGGCCGCTGCTAGTGAATGGATGAGCTCGACTCACTGGCAACAGCAGATGCAAATGGCTCAGCTGTCGAGGCAGACTGCCAATTCTCCTCACAGCTATGCGAGGAGTGCGGCAGTCGCTTCGAGGACTGCCAGTGGCCAGAACCCCATTCCGCTGACCGTCACTGAATTGGCGGTTCAGCTCGTTcaacagaaccagaatcaaACTCAGGCCGCTAAAAATGCCGCCGCTGGTGGCAATGCCGTGGTAGGAAGACCTGCTGGTGGCATGTTGAACCCCCATCAACGCAAAGAACagcttgaagaagaacgaCAACGACGAATTAATGAAGATATCAATAAACAGTTTTGGACCGCCATCGATTTGAGTGGCCAGGGTCTCACTAATATGACCCCTAAACTGTTCAATTACAACTTTTTACAGAAATTGTACTTGAATCACAATAAGCTTACAAGTCTGCCAGCGTCTGTCACCAAACTTGGCCAGCTCAAGGTACTTGATCTGTCTGATAACTTGTTGACTGATTTGCCAGCTGAAATTGGCTTGATGTATACTCTAAGGTActtatttttgtttgataaCAAACTCCAGGAACTGCCTTATGCTCTTGGTACTTTGTTTCAATTAGAAGTTCTTGGTTTAGATGGTAATCCTCTTAGTGACCATACAAGAGAAATAATGGCTAAAGAAGGTACTCGTGGTGTAATTATCGATTTACGAGAACGTGCTCCTGTCACTATCGAGTCTCCTCCTAGAGAATGGCTATTATTCGAAGAAGATAAAAACAACTCAAAGCCACGAAAGGATGAACGAACCCCCCAACAACTACAACAATCTCGTGATAACAAGGACAAATCCAATTCTAAAGATGATAAGAAAGATGGATCGAGTTCGGCTAATGAGTCTGATAGTTCCAGTGTTGCTGGTACTTCTGCCTCTTCGGTGACCACCACTACTAACACCAGTGCTAATTCGGCAGTTTCGAATGGTCCACCTAGCCAATCCGACTTCTCCATCATGTCATACAACACTCTTTGCGACAGAATGGCCACCCCACAATTATATGCCTATACACCATCATGGGCCCTTGGCTGGAACTATCGTAAAGAAAGACTTTTGGAGGAGATCGTCAGCATTGGTACCGACATCATCTGTCTTCAAGAAGTAGATAAAATCAGTTACGACGATTTATGGGTTCCCAAACTTAGCAAACTCGGTTATACCGCACTACACTGGCCAAAAGGACGTGCCCGTACAATGCCTGAATCCGAAGCCAAGAAAGTCGATGGCTGTGCCATGTTTTATAAACACGAAAAAATCAAGCTCATTGAACGCCACAATATCGACTACAACCTATTAGCATTGCGTAAAGACGACTTTAAAAAGACTGCCGATATTTATAACCGTGTCATGAACAAAGATAACATTGCCATGATCAATGTGTTTGAACAAGTTCAAACCGGCCGTCTTATGATTGTCGCCAATACACATTTGCACTGGGATCCCGCCTTTAAAGATGTCAAACTAGTACAAGTGGCCCTGTTACTTGAAGAATTAGAAAAGGTCGTTGACAAGTATACCAGCAATTCGACTCCCGAAGGCGCCAAGTACCCTAAGCTAACTGATGGCAAGAATATTCCCCTCGTAGTGTGCGGTGATTATAACTCGACCACCGACTCGGCTGTATATCAACTGTTTGCCCAAGGTAAAATCGAGGGCACTCATGAAGACCTCGAAGGACGTGTGTACGGTAAAATTACCGACGAAGGTACCACTCATAAACTGGGCCTGAAATCAGCATATAGTGAAATCGGCGAACTGCCCTTCACTAACTACACCCCGAACTTTGTCGAAGTCATTGACTATATCTGGTACTCGACTAATTCACTCTCTGTAGGAGGCCTTTTGGGACAAATCGACCCTGAATACACCAAGCATTTTGTAGCCTTCCCCAACCCACACCACCCATCCGATCACATTCCACTTGCTGCCCAGttcaacttcaaaaaagtcaagGATGCGCCTCCTAAGCACACCTCGACCCCCAACTTTGGAAACACCAGCTACGGCTCCTCTCGTAAGACCTGA
- the NTG2 gene encoding bifunctional N-glycosylase/AP lyase NTG2 (DNA N-glycosylase and apurinic/apyrimidinic (AP) lyase; involved in base excision repair, localizes to the nucleus; sumoylated; NTG2 has a paralog, NTG1, that arose from the whole genome duplication; GO_component: GO:0005634 - nucleus [Evidence IEA,IEA]; GO_component: GO:0005634 - nucleus [Evidence IDA] [PMID 10471279]; GO_component: GO:0005634 - nucleus [Evidence IDA] [PMID 19029246]; GO_function: GO:0051539 - 4 iron, 4 sulfur cluster binding [Evidence IEA,IEA]; GO_function: GO:0003906 - DNA-(apurinic or apyrimidinic site) lyase activity [Evidence IEA]; GO_function: GO:0003906 - DNA-(apurinic or apyrimidinic site) lyase activity [Evidence IDA] [PMID 14500818]; GO_function: GO:0003824 - catalytic activity [Evidence IEA]; GO_function: GO:0016787 - hydrolase activity [Evidence IEA]; GO_function: GO:0016798 - hydrolase activity, acting on glycosyl bonds [Evidence IEA]; GO_function: GO:0051536 - iron-sulfur cluster binding [Evidence IEA]; GO_function: GO:0016829 - lyase activity [Evidence IEA]; GO_function: GO:0046872 - metal ion binding [Evidence IEA]; GO_function: GO:0000703 - oxidized pyrimidine nucleobase lesion DNA N-glycosylase activity [Evidence IDA,ISS] [PMID 9020769]; GO_process: GO:0000737 - DNA catabolic process, endonucleolytic [Evidence IEA]; GO_process: GO:0006281 - DNA repair [Evidence IEA,IEA]; GO_process: GO:0006284 - base-excision repair [Evidence IEA]; GO_process: GO:0006284 - base-excision repair [Evidence IDA] [PMID 14500818]; GO_process: GO:0006285 - base-excision repair, AP site formation [Evidence IDA] [PMID 9826748]; GO_process: GO:0006974 - cellular response to DNA damage stimulus [Evidence IEA]; GO_process: GO:0008152 - metabolic process [Evidence IEA]): protein MPPRLRSRGLPASTVERASKRVKKEVAVKKETELTDGQLIKSENDGSTEVSTKSTVVVKTASEIEDGTLVTSVKSESSEILDKKSFVPPTLNYDPFKIIDISKIKSVSDKEPKNWRDIYSHVQKMRANTMAPVDTMGCERLPEAISSTITPAVHRYQLLIALMLSAQTKDEVNAQAMATLRRELSPVGGLTIDGILATQESEIDRMIFKVGFHSRKAKYIKLSTQILRDQYDNDIPKTIEDMVSLPGVGPKMAHLLMHRAWGVAEGIGVDVHVHRLANMWGWTGKNSKLLPTPERTREALESWLPKELWVDINPLLVGFGQTICIPRGRKCDLCTLAPTGLCKNVDRSKFKKVKRPIPDIEDLI, encoded by the coding sequence ATGCCGCCCAGATTGAGATCTCGGGGCCTTCCAGCCAGTACTGTTGAAAGGGCTTCGAAGAGAGTTAAGAAAGAGGTCGCGGTGAAAAAGGAGACGGAGCTGACAGATGGACAACTGATCAAAAGCGAAAATGATGGCTCGACCGAGgtatcaacaaaatctaCCGTAGTAGTTAAAACTGCATCTGAGATTGAAGATGGGACTTTGGTAACTTCTGTGAAGAGCGAGTCTTCTGAAATATTAGATAAAAAGTCTTTTGTACCGCCTACGTTGAACTATGATCCGTTTAAGATTATAGATATCTCCAAGATTAAATCGGTTAGCGACAAAGAACCGAAGAATTGGCGCGATATCTACTCTCATGTTCAAAAGATGCGTGCAAACACCATGGCACCTGTTGACACAATGGGCTGTGAACGTTTGCCAGAAGCCATTAGCTCGACTATCACACCAGCTGTTCATCGTTATCAGCTACTAATTGCTCTTATGCTTTCTGCTCAGACCAAAGATGAAGTCAATGCTCAGGCTATGGCCACTTTGCGACGGGAATTGTCTCCTGTTGGAGGCCTTACTATTGACGGAATACTTGCAACCCAAGAGTCGGAAATTGACAGAATGATTTTCAAGGTCGGGTTTCACTCCAGGAAAGCTAAATATATCAAACTCTCGACCCAGATATTAAGGGATCAGTATGACAATGATATTCCTAAAACTATTGAGGACATGGTGTCGTTGCCTGGTGTCGGCCCTAAAATGGCACATTTACTGATGCATAGAGCTTGGGGTGTGGCAGAAGGAATTGGTGTAGATGTTCATGTTCATCGCCTGGCTAACATGTGGGGATGGACTGGTAAGAACTCAAAATTATTACCGACTCCAGAACGAACTCGCGAGGCTCTTGAGTCCTGGCTTCCCAAAGAGTTATGGGTTGATATTAACCCTTTATTAGTTGGTTTTGGCCAGACCATATGTATTCCTAGAGGTCGAAAATGTGACTTATGCACTCTAGCCCCGACGGGACTTTGTAAGAATGTTGACCGTTCTAAATTTAAAAAGGTAAAGCGTCCCATTCCTGACATTGAAGATCTTATTTAA